In one window of Tachypleus tridentatus isolate NWPU-2018 chromosome 2, ASM421037v1, whole genome shotgun sequence DNA:
- the eIF2D gene encoding eukaryotic translation initiation factor 2D, with the protein MKVMTHSGNHVFIYFCGATPILFELEDRVFPTVYTLWKFPNLLSSVTTWAPVFEKLLGGADLMLPGLVRRTSKHLSTLRSLKENDICAVTLHGNKTPIAVGTCVVSGDELVSDDAKGKAVRIYHLHTDLLWSRGNRSEPPLLEETEDSTDCQNDEFYACDINHDEMSSNNVVDRDNCPEQHETKKCEYPENPQTSQKSQDFAMLEGFEDLTIVQEDDPTCENLSENINIEEQQDTSNKSVTEEIDCLLKECFFTALKTLGKKIKLPILTSIFYRAYVIAACPPGCQIDIKKSSFKKLSTFLKEMEKIGVIIVKEMSKGVENIVSINVEHEELTCFKPNPVFEMQLKNFHCDAMGCSNKVENHLPSIREVHTVTVAVLPLFKSQNYSKGSAIAATDIRKTLTNYVKSNNLQDSENQRNVILDPLLADVVLNKGEGNVTSLSWEDVISRCISKMQPAYEVVFPGQQPVLHKGKFQPIEIVVAQRTGNKKVTLLYNLETFGIDPAKLAHKIQVGIAASTSVGPSVARKGTQVLVQGNQVRYVAKLLLDEYKVPRKYIKGLDSAPKEKKK; encoded by the exons aTGAAAGTTATGACACACAGTGGAAATCAtgtatttatctatttttgtGGAGCAACTCCCATTTTATTTGAGTTAGAAGACAGGGTTTTCCCCACAGTTTACACTTTATGGAAGTTTCCCAATTTACTTTCATCTGTGACTACATGGGCACCTGTGTTCGAAAAGTTACTGGGAGGAGCTGATCTCATGTTGCCAGGGCTTGTGAGGAGAACAAGTAAACATCTCTCAACTTTAAGATCCTTAAAAGAGAATGACATCTGTGCAGTAACACTTCATGGTAACAAGACACCCATTGCAGTTGGAACCTGTGTCGTATCAGGTGATGAACTAGTATCAGATGATGCCAAAGGGAAAGCAGTTCGAATTTATCATCTTCATACTGACTTGTTATGGTCACGTGGAAACAGAAGTGAACCACCTCTTTTGGAAGAAACAGAAGATTCTACTGATTGTCAAAATGATGAATTTTATGCTTGTGATATTAATCATGATGAAATGTCTTCTAACAATGTAGTAGACAGAGATAATTGTCCTGAACAACATGAAACAAAGAAATGTGAGTATCCTGAAAATCCTCAAACTTCACAAAAGTCACAAGACTTTGCAATGCTAGAAGGTTTTGAAGATTTAACTATTGTTCAAGAAGATGATCCAACATGTGAAAAtctttcagaaaatattaatattgaagaACAACAAGATACCTCAAATAAATCTGTTACAGAAGAAATAGACTGTCTTCTTAAAGAATGCTTTTTCACAGCATTGAAAACTTTAggcaagaaaataaaattacctaTTCTGACTAGCATATTTTATAGAGCTTATGTTATTGCTGCATGTCCACCTGGTTGTCAGattgatataaaaaaaagtagtttCAAAAAATTATCGACATTCCTTAAGGAAATGGAAAAAATTGGGGTCATCATTGTTAAAGAAATGTCCAAAGGTGTTGAAAACATAGTATCTATAAACGTAGAACATGAGGAGTTAACCTGTTTCAAACCAAATCCTGTTTTTGAAATGCAGCTAAAGAACTTTCATTGTGATGCCATGGGGTGCTCAAACAAAGTTGAAAATCATCTGCCCAGTATCAGAGAAGTGCATACTGTAACAGTGGCAGTGTTGCCTTTGTTTAAATCTCAAAATTACAG TAAAGGATCTGCTATAGCTGCTACTGATATCAGAAAGACTTTAACAAATTATGTTAAGTCAAATAACTTGCAAGATTCGGAGAATCAGAg AAATGTAATTTTGGATCCTCTTTTGGctgatgttgttttaaacaagGGAGAAGGAAATGTGACATCACTAAGTTGGGAAGATGTTATAAGCAG gtGTATTTCAAAAATGCAACCAGCATATGAAGTAGTATTTCCTGGACAGCAACCTGTTTTGCATAAAGGAAAATTTCAGCCAATAGAAATAGTTGTGGCTCAAAGGACAGGCAACAAAAAG GTGACTTTGCTATACAACCTGGAAACTTTTGGTATTGACCCTGCAAAATTAGCTCACAAAATTCAAGTTGGTATTGCAGCAAGCACTAGTGTTGGACCCTCTGTTGCAAGGAAAGGAACACAGGTTTTAGTGCAGGGTAATCAAGTACGATATGTGGCCAAATTACTACTAG